From Levilactobacillus zymae, a single genomic window includes:
- a CDS encoding ATP-binding cassette domain-containing protein, with product MTTNEIAVTVDSVVKQYGQQKVFTNLNLVIRAQTLTTIFGKSGAGKSTLLNMIGALEPFDSGTIKVFGQPIPVKNSKGALALHRSVVSYLFQNFGLIDDETVGQNLEVGLAYVKANRQEKKQLKLNALQAVHLDCRLNTKVYTLSGGEQQRIAVARILLKPSKLILADEPTGSLDPQNREIIAQLLLNLKADGKTVVIVSHDHYFEGISDQVIDLDSLQKIN from the coding sequence ATGACAACTAATGAAATTGCGGTAACGGTGGATTCGGTAGTAAAGCAGTATGGTCAGCAGAAAGTTTTTACCAACTTGAATCTCGTTATTCGCGCCCAAACGCTAACCACTATTTTCGGAAAGAGTGGTGCCGGAAAATCAACGTTACTAAACATGATAGGGGCGCTTGAACCGTTTGATAGTGGGACAATCAAAGTCTTTGGTCAGCCGATACCGGTTAAGAATTCTAAAGGGGCTTTAGCGTTGCATCGTTCAGTAGTCAGCTATCTTTTTCAGAACTTTGGCTTGATTGACGACGAGACGGTTGGTCAAAATCTTGAGGTCGGATTGGCTTACGTAAAAGCTAATCGTCAAGAAAAAAAGCAATTAAAACTAAACGCATTGCAGGCAGTTCACTTAGACTGTCGGCTGAATACAAAAGTTTACACGTTGTCTGGTGGTGAGCAACAGCGAATTGCCGTGGCGAGAATCCTGTTAAAACCGTCTAAATTAATTTTGGCAGATGAACCGACGGGGTCCTTAGACCCACAAAATCGCGAAATCATCGCTCAACTCCTGTTAAACTTAAAGGCTGATGGTAAGACGGTTGTTATCGTATCTCACGATCACTATTTCGAAGGAATTAGTGATCAAGTTATCGACTTAGATAGTCTACAGAAGATCAATTAA
- a CDS encoding HAMP domain-containing sensor histidine kinase, translating to MKKVAQPPRSYADIIRRSFTSLLLTIGLIIVLTVSVTLTIDQLVRAQEQAARLSANLQVTQVSNFQDWLTVNRGSGLNSHNTFILIKNTNGSTTSLLPNGKNPTLTGSWQVPFTHLIYIKKMGLYFSETLTAGNKTYLLYIGMHVLLGNLHVLIAVLIIAIGLSLLIGLLFVRRLANRISQPTIELAHAAQQAAANPEVTQPKLPQPTEPVEINQLAQDFNQLLAAQNDRLRHERQFISDASHELRTPIATIRGNIKLIERHSAKHPEVIPESLGFIDQESLRMQHLIENLLHLSRADRATVDLQALDVATLAQGVVNHYQPLVSQPLTFDGPDHPAMALGDTDMLHQILTALLDNAHKYSPDDQGITVTVAQAENTVTLAVADHGRGVSDADRQHIFERFYRVDASRSNQVEGSGLGLSIVAQLVQLNQGQIAVTANQPQGTVFTVTLQAAPQS from the coding sequence ATGAAAAAAGTTGCTCAACCACCGCGTTCCTACGCGGATATCATCCGCCGGTCGTTTACCAGTCTCCTGTTGACCATCGGGCTAATCATCGTGTTGACCGTCTCCGTGACCCTGACGATCGACCAGCTGGTGCGGGCCCAGGAACAGGCCGCGCGGCTCAGTGCCAACCTGCAAGTCACCCAGGTCAGTAATTTTCAAGATTGGTTGACCGTCAACCGGGGCAGTGGGCTGAACTCCCACAACACCTTCATTTTAATCAAGAACACCAACGGCTCCACCACCTCGCTGCTCCCCAACGGGAAAAACCCGACGCTCACCGGCAGCTGGCAGGTCCCGTTCACCCACCTGATCTACATCAAGAAGATGGGCCTCTACTTCTCGGAAACCCTGACCGCGGGCAATAAAACCTACCTGCTCTACATCGGGATGCACGTTCTGTTGGGCAACCTGCACGTGTTGATTGCTGTGCTGATCATCGCCATCGGCCTGAGTCTCCTGATTGGCCTGCTCTTTGTTCGGCGGCTAGCCAACCGCATCAGTCAGCCGACCATCGAGCTGGCCCACGCGGCCCAACAGGCGGCGGCCAACCCCGAGGTCACTCAACCCAAGCTCCCGCAACCCACCGAACCCGTGGAAATCAACCAACTAGCCCAAGACTTCAACCAATTATTGGCCGCCCAAAACGACCGGCTGCGTCACGAGCGCCAGTTTATTTCCGACGCCTCGCACGAACTACGTACGCCCATCGCCACGATTCGGGGCAACATCAAGTTAATTGAACGCCACAGCGCCAAGCACCCCGAGGTCATCCCCGAGTCGTTGGGCTTCATCGACCAGGAGTCCCTGCGGATGCAACACCTGATTGAAAACCTGCTCCACCTCTCGCGCGCCGATCGGGCCACCGTCGACCTTCAAGCCCTCGACGTGGCGACCCTGGCGCAGGGCGTGGTCAACCACTACCAGCCATTAGTCTCGCAACCACTGACCTTTGACGGGCCGGACCACCCGGCCATGGCGCTGGGCGACACCGACATGTTGCACCAGATTCTGACCGCCCTATTAGACAACGCCCACAAGTATTCGCCGGACGACCAAGGCATCACGGTCACCGTAGCCCAGGCCGAAAACACCGTGACTCTGGCCGTGGCCGACCACGGGCGGGGTGTCAGTGACGCCGACCGCCAGCACATCTTCGAGCGGTTCTACCGGGTCGACGCCTCGCGCTCCAACCAGGTAGAAGGTAGCGGTCTTGGCCTCTCAATCGTCGCCCAACTGGTTCAGCTCAACCAGGGTCAGATTGCCGTGACAGCGAACCAGCCCCAAGGAACCGTCTTCACCGTTACATTACAGGCCGCCCCACAATCCTAA
- a CDS encoding response regulator transcription factor — protein MKNTILLVEDEEGLASYVAKELTFEDFQVLTAADGEAAWETYQQHKDDLLLVLLDWMLPKMDGMEVLRRIRKHDELPVIMMTARDYLGDKVTGLDNGADDYITKPFEIEELLARIRVIQRRTAHQSGLDQTYHVADLTLVTKTRQVTRGTETLQLTQREYDLLLFLMRHPGQVFTRDELLDNVWGVDFLGQQNVVDVYIGYLRNKIDVADLPPLFHTIRGVGYSLKEADA, from the coding sequence ATGAAAAATACCATTTTATTAGTCGAAGATGAAGAAGGCCTCGCCAGTTACGTGGCCAAAGAATTAACGTTCGAAGATTTTCAGGTCTTAACCGCCGCTGACGGGGAAGCCGCCTGGGAAACCTATCAGCAGCACAAAGATGACCTTCTATTGGTGCTGCTCGACTGGATGTTGCCGAAGATGGACGGCATGGAGGTCCTGCGGCGCATCCGTAAACACGACGAACTGCCCGTCATCATGATGACCGCCCGCGATTATCTGGGCGACAAGGTCACCGGCCTGGACAACGGGGCCGACGACTACATCACCAAACCGTTTGAAATCGAAGAACTCCTGGCCCGCATTCGGGTCATCCAACGGCGTACCGCCCACCAAAGCGGCCTGGACCAGACCTACCACGTGGCCGACCTGACCCTGGTCACCAAGACCCGCCAGGTCACCCGGGGCACCGAGACCTTACAACTGACCCAACGGGAATACGACTTACTCCTCTTCTTGATGCGTCATCCCGGCCAAGTCTTCACCCGCGACGAACTGCTCGACAACGTCTGGGGGGTCGACTTCCTGGGACAACAAAACGTGGTCGATGTCTACATCGGCTACCTGCGTAACAAAATCGACGTGGCCGACCTGCCGCCGTTGTTCCACACAATTCGCGGTGTCGGCTACAGTTTAAAGGAAGCTGATGCCTGA